The Halomonas sp. HAL1 genome segment AATGCAAAAACGTGAAAGTAAATAATCGAGGCGCTCATCAATCAAATGTGAGCCGCAACGACTGTTAGCCTTCAACAACCGCAAGAATATCGGCTTCGCTCATGATCAAGACTTCTTCGCCGTCGACTTTTTGTTTCTCAACGCCGTAGCCATCTTTAAAGATCACGTTATCGCCAACTTTAACGTCGAGAGGGCGGACATCGCCATTTTCCAGAATGCGGCCATTACCGACAGCAAGAATTTCGCCACGCGTCGGCTTTTCTGCTGCATTGCCCGGAAGCACGATGCCGCCAGCGGTTTTCTGCTCTTCTTCAACGCGACGGACGATGACACGATCGTGCAAAGGACGGATATTCATTCACGTTCTCCTGAGTAGGGTTGAAGCCCTGATGAGGGCGGTTAGTCTAAAAGTGTTCTCGAGGGAGTAACCCGCGAGAAGTGAAGACCTGACGGTCTTCCTTGTTAATGGCAGCTACCGTCTAGATCGCTGCCGAATTTGTGTGCTGGGTGAAAAATGGGGGCTGCGGTTGGCCTTTCAAGGGGGCGAGTAAGAAAAAATTGATTTTTTAGCGATTTTCTTCCAATCCGCGCCTTAGTCGCGGCGTGGAGGCTCATCTCGGCTAATAAAGTCACCCTCGATCGGGCCCTCCTGTTGGGAGGTATTGGGGTTGTGGTGCTCATGTGCTCGGGCCGAGGAAGCGTTAGGATCTTGCTGCTGACTAGCAATCTTTTTCAGACCTAGCCAAGTAAGTGCTTTAAACATCAATTGGCGTGCGCTAGGTATCAGGCACGCAAGGCCCAGTGCATCAGATAAAAAGCCTGGCGCCATTAATAAGGCACCACCAAAAATAAGCGCGGCGCCAGTCAATAGCTCACTAGAAGGGATTTCGCCGACCTGCATACGCTGACGCGCACGAGCAAAGGTTGATATGCCTTCTTTACGAATAAGATGTAACCCGGCAAAGCCTGTGCCAAGCACTAGGAGTAGGGTAGTGAATAGCCCTATTTGGCTACCAATCGAAAAAAGCACTACAAAATCAAGTAGGGTAAACAGTGATATAAAAACAAGAATGGGCATGACTAACTCCAGAAAGCGCTAGAAATAGCGACTCGATAACCGTCGTAATTGCGTAATATGGTGACATAAATATAAATAGCAAGCAGCTAACATTGCGCACTCCAGCGGCGATGTAGCTCGATTAATGCCCGTAATTCTTCTATGCTGCAATGCACAATTAAGCTGGTTGTATTTCTCGTAAGGAGTCAATAATGGTACTTGCCGATAAAGTAATCGCCGTCACCGGTGGGGCGCGTGGGTTGGGTTATGCCATGGCATTGCGCCTGGGGAAGCAGGGCGCACGCATGGCGCTGTTGGATATGAGCGCTGAAGCGCTTGATCAAGCGGTATCAGCACTTGCTACAGAAGGTGTCGATGCTCAAGCCTTTGTGGTGAATGTTGCAGAAGAGGCTTCTGTGACTCAAGCATTTGCCGATATTGCTCAGCGTATGGGGCCGATCAGCGGTTGCGTTAATAACGCGGGGATTACTCAGGATGCACTCCTGGTAAAGGCCAAAGAGGGGCAAGTGGAAAAACGCATGTCGTTGGAGGCATGGCAAAATGTCATTAACGTCAATTTAACTGGCGTTTTTCTGTGTGGTCGCGAGGCTGCCACGCAGATGATTGAAGCAGGGCATGAAGGTGTGATTGTTAATATCTCCAGCATTTCCCGTGCAGGAAATATGGGCCAAAGCAACTATGCCGCTGCCAAAGCAGGCGTGCATGCGCTGACGGTTACCTGGAGCAAAGAGTTAGCGCGCTATGGTATTCGGACAGGCACCGTGGCGCCAGGGTTTGTGGCTACCGAAATGACCGCCTCGATGCGTCCCGATATGCTGGAACGTATCTCATCAAGCGTGCCGCTAAAACGCCTGGGTGAGCCGGATAACATTGCTCAAAGCGTTGCGTTTATCCTTGAAAACGACTACTTTACCGGGCGTATGATTGAGTGCGATGGTGGGTTGCGGCTGTAGCATTTACTTGCTGTAACCAGAATGGGCGGCCAAGCATGGCCGCCCATTAGTCGCTCTTAAAAGATCGTGATTAAAAGGTCGTACCTAAAAATAATCGCGACTAATCTCTCGCTGAAAATACATCTCCAAGCGCAGTGTCATGGCCCAGCGTGGGTCATAGCTAACATCGCGTTGAAAATGCAGTTCCGGAATCACATCGGCAAATAAAATCCCTTTATGGATGTCCCGGCGATAGCGTGTTTGCAGGTAGTAGTTAGTCATGCGAGGATTTGAAGCGCTTTCGCCGATGGCAATCGCCGAGTAGCGCAGTGCGCTGCGGCGGTTAATGCGGTGATTGATTTCGGCAATTTCACTGTATTCCAGCTTATCTTCCTCTTCACGCCACTGAACCGTAGAAATAAACCGCAAATGGCGGCGTTCGCTCAATTGGCGGCCGATATCCCAGCGCGTTCGTGCCGAATAGCCTTCATTGTTAAACCAGGAAACACGGTTGTTCGACTCAAGCTGCCAAGGCCCTTCACCAAGCTGCCATAGCCGTTCGCTGGTAAAGCGAACATAAGGATCCAGAGGGAGACGCAGACGAATACCAGCGCCAACGCGGTTGCTCCAATTTTCGCGCTTGTCACGACTTTCTAGCCAATCCAGGCCTAACGTAGAGCTACGACGGTCGCGCTGGTCATTGGCAAGACGCCCTGATCCTTGCTCTTCAAGAGTACCTTGCGACTCTTCAGGATCACTCTCGATCACCAGGCGTAAGCGTTCTTCCGAGGTAGGTAGATCGATACGGTAACGAAGTGAAGTATCGCCGCGCGTACCATCCCCCTCCATCCAATCGATTTCTTGGCCAAAACGAAGATAAGACTCGTTTTTGGTCTGCATATGGTCGTCGGTGCCAAAGAAACCATCAATTCGGCGCGATGTGTTATCTACCCAATTGCCTACGCTTTCACGAAACGGTTCAACGTGCTCTTCCGCCCAGACAGGTAGGTCACTGTCATCCTCTTCGGCATAAGCGCTAGCCGCAACCGTGGTCATTATGCCGAGCCAGCAGAAGGTTAGGATTTTATGCATCGAATGGTCTCAATCAAAAGTGCTCGCTGTTCAATATCAGCTTTGCAAAGGTAAGGGGTTAACGTGCTTTATGAGTCTCGATCTCTTTTGCCCATTCAAGTACGCGCTTACGTTGGCCACGGCTATTGAGTCGGTCTGTATCAACGCTAGCTGGAATAAGCTGACGATTGGGCGATGCGTCTAGATCAAGATTAAAAGACCTCGAGGCGCCAGTGGGCATATCTTCAGAGCCATAAATGGCAATAACACGAATTTCGAGTTGTATATTCTGCTCATGAAGCAGGCTGTCATCAATTTCCCAATATTGCTTAACCTGATTGACAATGTCGCCAAACGACTGAATATTAAGGTAATCCCCCGATGCTAACGGGCCTTGATGGGTGCGATAGCTGGCTTCCTGTTTTTCGCTGCCGTGTTGCTGGTACTCCACCACATCTAGAGAGTAACTCTTTTTTTGCGTATGCAGCACCGCTACAAGGTGTTGAACATAGATTGCTTCGCTGCTCATATTGCTGATTAAGCAAATAGCATCCACACCAATCCCCTTGCCACGGTTAATGATTACACGAGGGCGACGTTGGCGGACATAGCCGTTATAAAGCAATTGGGCATAGAAAACCCAGACGAAGAGGGTGCAAATACTGGCTATTGCCGAGATGGCTTGGGCATTATCGTTGAGCCATTCCATTATTAGAGATCCTTCTCATGGTTATTGGAGGTAGTCATTGGCGATAGTATTGGTGTCAATTACTCGCAGTAAGCCATTTCACATTGAGGCATAAACGAGTATCCGGTTAGTCGTTTTAACAGAGCCTAGCGGAAAAGTGGAGCTAAGTCAGCCTGTTAAAAGTATGTAATTCGGCAAATGCTAAGCACGAAAAAAATGGCATTGAGCCATTAATGATTTAAAGCGAGGGATAAAATGCAAAAAAAGCCTTAATATTACCTAAGCTAGGCAGGTATTAAGACATTTTGAAAGGGGGGTAACGTTAACTGCTTCAAAACTAACAAGTAATTGGTGCGGATGGGGAGACTCGAACTCCCACACCTTACGGCACTAGAACCTAAATCTAGCGTGTCTACCAATTCCACCACATCCGCTAAGACGAGGCGTATATTATCAACTTCGTGATAGAAGTCAACCATGAGTTTAATATTAATATCTCTATTGGGGAGAAGGCATGAATGTAAAACAATGGCTACAGCGTGGCGGCCATTGGCTAAAGCAGGCCATGCCTGGCTATTGCGCCTTTTGTTTGGCACCCGCCTTGGCGGGGCGGGGGTGGTGCACCGCCTGTTTGGTCGGGCTGCCGTGGAACCTGCATGCCTGTCGCCAGTGCGGTGACCCTGTTTACCACGGAGCGCAGCTGTGTGGTCACTGCTTAATTGACCCACCGGCATTCTCGACCACCCAAGCGGGGCTTTTGTATCAGGGGCCGATTAAAGAGCTGGTACATGATTTTAAATTTCACGCCTCTCCGCGGGCGGGCACGTTGTTAGCGGAGTTAATGGTATTAACGCCGCCGCCTACCCAAGCAGACGCACTGTTGTCGGTACCTATGCACCCAGCGCATGCTCGCACGCGAGGATTTAATCAATCGCAGTGGTTAGCCGAGAGGCTCAGCCCCCAGTTTGATGTGCCATTGGTGTCTGCCAAGCGAGTGAAGGATTCCCCCTCCCAGCGCACGTTAAACCGTCGTCAACGGGCTGCTAATTTGGTGGGCGCCTTTGTGTTTGAGACGCCGCCACCAGCGCATGTATTGATCATTGATGATGTTGTAACGACGGGCTCGACGGGGCATGCACTGGCGCGCGCGGCGCTAGAGGCGGGCGCAGAACGTGTGGATATTTGGGCGACCGCGCGGACACCCCTGGGCAAGGATTGATAGAATAGCGCTTTAGCGTATTCAAAAGCCTTTTTGCCAACCCAGGAGTGACCGATGTCACACCCGTTTAGCTCACTTTCGCCCGACCTAGTGATGTCTGCAGTAGAGTCGCTGGATGTTTGGCCCGCCGGTGAGCCCTTTGCGCTGAATAGCTATGAAAACCGTGTGCTGTTGTTTCGCGATGACGACGGCAAAAACTGGATTGTTAAATTTTATCGGCCTGATCGCTGGTCAGACGCGGCGATTCAGGAAGAGCACGATTTTTTACAAGAGCTCGCTAGTCAGCAGGTGCAGGTAGTTGCGCCTTGGCGTGATAGGGCGGGTGTCTCGTTACACTATTTTAAAGCGTATCGATTTGCACTGTTTCCCCACTGCCCAGGCCAGGCACCAGAGTTAGATAATCCATCGCACTTATTTGCCATGGGGCAGGTGTTAGGGCGGTTGCATAAAGAGTCGGCCAAAAAAACGTTTCAGCACCGTCCTCGGCTAGAAATGGCGAGTGGTATTTTAGATGCCCAGCAGCGAGTGCTGGCCAGTAATTGGCTGAACCGTCATCAGCGCCGGGCCTACGATAATGTAATTGAAAAGGTGCATCAGCAGCTTGTAAAACATACGGTGCCCGCCAGCAGCATGATTCGCTGCCATGGAGATTGCCATTTGGGCAATGTGCTGGGGCGTGATGAGGACTTTACGCTGGTCGATTTTGACGACTGCATCATGGCGCCTGCTATGCAGGATATCTGGATGCTACTGCCCACGGATGACCCCCAGGGGTGGCGATCATATCTAAGTGAAATTACCGAAGGGTATGAGGAAACCTGTTCGTTTCCTACTGATCAGTTGGCGTTGATAGAACCACTGAGAAGTTATCGTTTAATTAGGCACTCAGCGTGGCTGGTCTCTCGCTGGGATGATCCTGCTTTTCCCCGTGCTTTTCCCTGGCTGGCGGATAGTGGCTATTGGGATCAGCATATCCGCCAATTAGAGCAGCAGTGCCTGCAGTTAGACAATCCCCGCTGGCTGGCGTAAATAGGGACGATTTAATCTGGTACGGCCTCTTCGCGGGGTACGGGGTTAGCGACGCCTTCGCCGTCAACTTGGCGGCGTTGCTCGTTCAATTCTTCAGAGGGGTTGTCCTGCTCTTTAATCTCTAGGGACTCATTTAGCGTGAGAACGAACGTTTGCCCAGGAGAAAGCGTGCACGGAGTGCCTTCGCATGCGATGCCGTATTGACCATCTTCGGCATACGCGCTGGCGCTGAATTCACCTGTAAAAATATCACTGTCCGCATCGTGTGTTTCAATGCAGGTGGCATCTTTTGTGGTAACACGAATGCGCTCATCGACTAATTGGGCATTGCCCACGATGACACAATATTCAGGCAGCGAGTGCGAAGCTTTCTCAGCTTGAGTGGGGTGAAGCAATATGTCGTTAAGACGAGCTTGGTTTGACTCAAAGGTAAGCTCTTCAACAACCTCAACGCCAACAGTCGCTTCATTGGGCAGTGAAAGTGTCGCTTCTGCGGCGAAAGAAGGTAGCGGCGTGGAGAAATAAAAGGGGGCCGCAATGGCGGCTAACCAAAAGGGCGTTGGCTTAAATGACATGGCGAACTCTCAATGGTGGTGCCTGAAATAAAGGCAATCAATAATAATGATTTATCATAGCACAGGCCCCTAGGTTGCAAAGTGAGCACCGCGGCGCTCTGCCGCAGTTAGAGAAGCCAACAGCAGGCGAGATGCGGTAAAATAATGGAATTAATTAATATTTGTTGTGCGTTTTTTATGAAAAGTATACTTTTTGTACAACTTGGGTAGAGAAAGGCGGTGGTTAACGTCCCTCTAGTGGTAGTTTTACTTTTTCATGCGCAAAGGGTTAGAGACCTAGGTGACCGTTTGGACGCGATTGCGCACGGTTTTGATACAGTTTTTGAAGAGGCTTAATATGTCCGATGATATCGCCGAGCACTATCGCCAGATAATTTCAGCACTTGGCGAAGACCCAAACCGTGAAGGGCTACGAGATACGCCGAAACGTGCAGCCAAAGCTATGCAGTTTTTGAATGCAGGCTACTCTCAGTCGTTGGACGAGATCGTTAATGGTGCGGTGTTTGAATCGCAAACGGATGAAATGGTGTTGGTGAAAGACATTGAACTCTACTCAATGTGTGAACACCACTTGCTGCCATTTATCGGTAAATGCCACATTGCCTATCTGCCAAACGGTAAAGTATTAGGACTGTCTAAGTTTGCCCGTATTGTCGATATGTTTGCGCGCCGTATGCAGATCCAAGAGAATTTAACCCGTGAGATTGCAGATGCCGTTCAGGAAGTGACTCAGGCAACGGGCGTTGCTGTGGTCATTGAGGCGCGTCACCTCTGTATGATGATGCGTGGCGTAGAGAAGCAAAACTCCAGCATGACATCTTCGGTAATGCTGGGTGGTTTTCGTAGCAACCAGGCGACCCGGCAAGAGTTTTTAATGCTGATTAACTGATTCAACTGTTGTTAATTAGCGAGTCAAGCACGCGGTAAACTTGGTCTAAAGGGGTGTTTCGTCTTAGCATGAAGAGGTTAATGAGCCTATAAGGCCATCATTTTGGTCAGGAGTCTGTCATGGAAGCGCTTAAAGAAACACAGCTGTATTGCCCCTTTGCTTATATAGACGGCAGTTGGGTCGCGGCGGATAGCGGCGAACAGATCACCGTATTGAACCCGGCAACCGGCGAAGCGATTGGCGATATTCCCCGCTTGGGAAAAGTTGAGACCGAGCGGGCGATAGACGCGGCGGATGCTGCACTACCGGCATGGCGTGCCCTTACCGCTCAGGAGCGAGCGGATTTGTTGTTGAAATGGCACGATCTGATGATGGAGCATCAGCAGGATCTTGCCATGCTGATGACCTACGAACAGGGTAAGCCGCTCAAAGAAGCGGCGGGTGAAATTGCCTATGCGGCCAGTTTTCTGCGCTGGTTTGCCGAAGAAGCGCGACGCGTTTACGGCGAAACCATTCCTGCCGCTAAAGCTAACCAGCGCATTGTGGTAACTAAGCAGCCCGTCGGTGTTGTGGGGGCCATTACGCCCTGGAATTTCCCTGCGGCGATGATTACTCGCAAGGCAGGGGCTGCACTGGCAGCAGGCTGCACGATCGTGGTTAAACCTGCTAGCCAGACGCCTTTTTCAGCCACTGCGCTCGCGCTATTGGCCGAGCGTGCCGGCATTCCCCGCGGTGTGTTCAATGTGGTGCCCGGCAGTGCCAGCGATATTGCCCAAGCCATGACCCAGTCGCCCAAAGTGCGCAAGATTACCTTCACTGGCTCGACCGAAGTAGGCCGCAAGCTGATGGCGCAAGCGGCGGAACACGTACAGAAAATCTCGCTAGAGTTGGGCGGTAATGCGCCGTTTATCGTGTTTGAAGATGCCGATTTAGACGCCGCCGTAGAAGGCGCCATGGCCGCTAAATTCCGTAACGCCGGGCAAACCTGTGTTTGCACTAATCGCTTCCTGGTTCAGTCCAGCGTGATTAATGCCTTTTGCGAAAAGTTAGCGGTTGCCATGAACAGCGAGCTGCATGTCGGCGATGGCACCAAGCCGAATATTAATATCGGTCCGCTCATTGATAGCAATGCGGTTAAAAAAGTCAGTGAACATGTGCAGGACGCCATCGATAATGGTGCAGAGCTGTTGTTGGGCGGGCATCCGCACCCGTTGGGCGGTAACTTCTTTACGCCGACGCTGATCAGTTTTGCGACCGACAAGATGAAAGTGGCTCATGAAGAGACCTTCGGTCCGCTCGCGGCTGTCTTCCCGTTTGACGATGAAGAGACCGCGATTGAAATGGCCAACGATACCCAGTATGGCTTGGCTTCTTACTTCTATTCGCGTGATCTCTCCCGCGTATGGCGCGTGGCCGAAGCACTTGAGTACGGTATGGTCGGGATTAATACCGGCGCCATTTCTAACGCTGCTGCGCCGTTTGGGGGTGTCAAAGCCTCAGGCTTAGGCCGTGAAGGCGGCCATCAGGGCTTGGAAGAGTACCTTGAAACCAAGTATCTATGTATTGATCTTGGCTGAGCCCTAAGTGTTCTTTTTTAAGTAAGACTGGGTAAAAAAGCCCCCATCAGCGCGCTGCTGATGGGGGCTAGTTTTTTACGGTATCAGTTTGATGCCGATAGTGTGGCTAAGCGTCGTGGCTACTCTTAGTGGCGGAAGTGGCGCATGCCGGTAAACACCATGGCAATGCCTGCTTCGTTGGCGGCGTCGATCACTTCCTGGTCGCGCATGGAACCCCCCGGTTGAATCACGGCGGTAATGCCTGCGGCTGCCGCGGCATCAATGCCATCGCGGAACGGGAAGAAGGCGTCAGACGCCATCACTGATCCGGGCACCGAAAGACCTTCGTCGGCGGCCTTAATGCCGGCAATTTTAGCCGAGTAAACGCGGCTCATTTGGCCCGCGCCAACGCCCACGGTTTGGCCCTCTTTGGCATACACAATGGCGTTGGATTTGACGAACTTGGCCACTCGCCAGGCAAAGGCCAGATCACGCAGCTCCTGTTCGCTAGGGGCGCGCTGGCTGACCACTGTCAGGTTGTCACGGGTGACCATTCCGTCGTCACGTTCCTGCACCAGTAACCCGCCGTTGACACGCTTAAAGTCCAGCGCAGGCTGC includes the following:
- a CDS encoding SDR family oxidoreductase, encoding MVLADKVIAVTGGARGLGYAMALRLGKQGARMALLDMSAEALDQAVSALATEGVDAQAFVVNVAEEASVTQAFADIAQRMGPISGCVNNAGITQDALLVKAKEGQVEKRMSLEAWQNVINVNLTGVFLCGREAATQMIEAGHEGVIVNISSISRAGNMGQSNYAAAKAGVHALTVTWSKELARYGIRTGTVAPGFVATEMTASMRPDMLERISSSVPLKRLGEPDNIAQSVAFILENDYFTGRMIECDGGLRL
- a CDS encoding ComF family protein; amino-acid sequence: MNVKQWLQRGGHWLKQAMPGYCAFCLAPALAGRGWCTACLVGLPWNLHACRQCGDPVYHGAQLCGHCLIDPPAFSTTQAGLLYQGPIKELVHDFKFHASPRAGTLLAELMVLTPPPTQADALLSVPMHPAHARTRGFNQSQWLAERLSPQFDVPLVSAKRVKDSPSQRTLNRRQRAANLVGAFVFETPPPAHVLIIDDVVTTGSTGHALARAALEAGAERVDIWATARTPLGKD
- the folE gene encoding GTP cyclohydrolase I FolE, which encodes MSDDIAEHYRQIISALGEDPNREGLRDTPKRAAKAMQFLNAGYSQSLDEIVNGAVFESQTDEMVLVKDIELYSMCEHHLLPFIGKCHIAYLPNGKVLGLSKFARIVDMFARRMQIQENLTREIADAVQEVTQATGVAVVIEARHLCMMMRGVEKQNSSMTSSVMLGGFRSNQATRQEFLMLIN
- a CDS encoding NAD-dependent succinate-semialdehyde dehydrogenase; translation: MEALKETQLYCPFAYIDGSWVAADSGEQITVLNPATGEAIGDIPRLGKVETERAIDAADAALPAWRALTAQERADLLLKWHDLMMEHQQDLAMLMTYEQGKPLKEAAGEIAYAASFLRWFAEEARRVYGETIPAAKANQRIVVTKQPVGVVGAITPWNFPAAMITRKAGAALAAGCTIVVKPASQTPFSATALALLAERAGIPRGVFNVVPGSASDIAQAMTQSPKVRKITFTGSTEVGRKLMAQAAEHVQKISLELGGNAPFIVFEDADLDAAVEGAMAAKFRNAGQTCVCTNRFLVQSSVINAFCEKLAVAMNSELHVGDGTKPNINIGPLIDSNAVKKVSEHVQDAIDNGAELLLGGHPHPLGGNFFTPTLISFATDKMKVAHEETFGPLAAVFPFDDEETAIEMANDTQYGLASYFYSRDLSRVWRVAEALEYGMVGINTGAISNAAAPFGGVKASGLGREGGHQGLEEYLETKYLCIDLG
- a CDS encoding serine/threonine protein kinase, coding for MSHPFSSLSPDLVMSAVESLDVWPAGEPFALNSYENRVLLFRDDDGKNWIVKFYRPDRWSDAAIQEEHDFLQELASQQVQVVAPWRDRAGVSLHYFKAYRFALFPHCPGQAPELDNPSHLFAMGQVLGRLHKESAKKTFQHRPRLEMASGILDAQQRVLASNWLNRHQRRAYDNVIEKVHQQLVKHTVPASSMIRCHGDCHLGNVLGRDEDFTLVDFDDCIMAPAMQDIWMLLPTDDPQGWRSYLSEITEGYEETCSFPTDQLALIEPLRSYRLIRHSAWLVSRWDDPAFPRAFPWLADSGYWDQHIRQLEQQCLQLDNPRWLA
- a CDS encoding FxsA family protein, producing the protein MPILVFISLFTLLDFVVLFSIGSQIGLFTTLLLVLGTGFAGLHLIRKEGISTFARARQRMQVGEIPSSELLTGAALIFGGALLMAPGFLSDALGLACLIPSARQLMFKALTWLGLKKIASQQQDPNASSARAHEHHNPNTSQQEGPIEGDFISRDEPPRRD
- a CDS encoding co-chaperone GroES, translating into MNIRPLHDRVIVRRVEEEQKTAGGIVLPGNAAEKPTRGEILAVGNGRILENGDVRPLDVKVGDNVIFKDGYGVEKQKVDGEEVLIMSEADILAVVEG